The genomic DNA TGACCGGCACACATCGTGTGGGGAAGTCGACGCTCATCGAAGCGCTTGGGGAACGACTCGCGGAGTATCGGGTCGTCGACGAGCCGTACCACCTGCTCGAAGAGGACGGTTACGAGTTCGCTTCTCCTCCGTGCTTGGAAGACTTTCTCGAACAGCTGCGTCACTCGATGGAGTTGCTCGAGGACGGGGAGGGCGCGCGAAACGTTCTGTTCGATCGCTGCCCCCTCGATTTTCTTGGATACCTCCTGACTCACGAGGAATCCGATTCGTTCGACCTGGAGGAGTGGCTTGCCCGGGTTTGTTCCTCCATTCGGACCCTGGACCTCGTCGTCTTCGTGCCCATCGAGGAGCGCGATCGCATCCAGC from Melittangium boletus DSM 14713 includes the following:
- a CDS encoding AAA family ATPase, encoding MRIAVTGTHRVGKSTLIEALGERLAEYRVVDEPYHLLEEDGYEFASPPCLEDFLEQLRHSMELLEDGEGARNVLFDRCPLDFLGYLLTHEESDSFDLEEWLARVCSSIRTLDLVVFVPIEERDRIQLPAHEDPERRAEVDEKLAWLLLDDPFELGVEVLSVHGSRSERVTQVLERVGRGARRR